The following proteins are encoded in a genomic region of Aliiroseovarius sp. F47248L:
- a CDS encoding rod shape-determining protein: MVGFSSLFSSDMAIDLGTANTLVYVKGKGIVLNEPSVVAYHVKDGVKKVLAVGEDAKLMLGRTPGSIEAIRPMREGVIADFDSAEEMIKHFIRKVHKRTTFSKPKIIVCVPHGATPVEKRAIRQSVISAGARKAGLVAEPIAAAIGAGMPITDPTGNMVVDIGGGTTEVAVMSLGDIVYARSVRVGGDRMDDAIINYLRRQQNILVGETTAERIKTSIGTARMPDDGRGASLKIRGRDLLNGVPKETEISQAQVAEALAEPVQQICEAVMTALEATPPDLAADIVDRGVMLTGGGALLGELDLALREQTGLSISVADESLNCVALGTGKALEFEKQLRHVIDYDS; encoded by the coding sequence ATGGTTGGGTTTTCGAGTCTGTTTTCGTCGGACATGGCAATTGACCTTGGAACGGCGAACACACTGGTTTACGTGAAGGGCAAGGGAATTGTCTTAAACGAACCTTCGGTCGTTGCCTACCATGTCAAGGACGGGGTCAAAAAGGTGCTGGCCGTTGGTGAAGACGCCAAGCTGATGCTGGGCCGGACCCCCGGTTCCATCGAAGCCATTCGGCCCATGCGCGAAGGTGTGATTGCCGACTTTGACAGCGCGGAAGAGATGATCAAGCATTTCATCCGCAAAGTGCACAAACGCACAACATTCTCGAAGCCGAAAATCATAGTCTGCGTCCCCCACGGTGCCACCCCGGTTGAGAAACGTGCCATTCGCCAATCCGTGATCTCGGCTGGTGCCCGCAAGGCCGGGTTGGTTGCCGAACCGATTGCTGCTGCAATTGGGGCCGGTATGCCGATCACCGATCCGACCGGGAACATGGTCGTCGACATTGGCGGCGGTACCACCGAGGTGGCCGTAATGTCGTTGGGCGATATCGTCTATGCGCGCTCGGTGCGCGTGGGCGGCGACCGAATGGATGATGCGATCATCAACTATCTGCGGCGTCAGCAGAACATTCTTGTGGGCGAAACCACGGCAGAACGGATCAAGACCTCAATCGGCACGGCTCGTATGCCGGACGATGGGCGCGGCGCGTCGCTGAAAATTCGCGGGCGTGACCTGTTGAACGGCGTGCCCAAAGAAACCGAGATTTCTCAGGCACAGGTGGCCGAAGCATTGGCCGAACCCGTGCAGCAAATTTGCGAAGCGGTGATGACCGCACTGGAAGCCACCCCGCCCGATCTTGCGGCGGATATCGTTGACCGTGGCGTGATGCTGACCGGTGGTGGTGCGCTTCTGGGCGAGTTGGACCTTGCGCTGCGTGAACAGACCGGTTTGTCGATCTCGGTCGCGGATGAAAGCCTGAACTGCGTGGCGTTGGGAACTGGCAAAGCGCTGGAGTTTGAAAAGCAACTGCGCCACGTCATCGACTACGACAGCTGA
- a CDS encoding MFS transporter, with protein sequence MIRALSNRTYATLFTAQVVALLGTGLMTIALSLLAYKLAEDAAGAVLGTAFTIKMVAYVGLSPVLAAIAERLPRKAVMIGADLVRAAVALAMPFVTEVWQIYLLIFMLQTASASFTPVFQATIPDVLTDEDDYTQALSLSRLAYDLENLLSPTLAALLLLVISFHGLFVGTVIGFLVSAALVAWTSLPQREQSAEKRPFRDRLTRGSRIYLATPRLRGLLALNLTAASIGAFVLVNSVVLVRSEYGLGERSLGVAMAAFGGGSMLAAILLPRVLKRARERDVMVPSAFALIALAFAFAALSWGASLPSWGIFLTIWALIGGLYSAILTPSGRLLRISAHSEDRPAIFAAQFALSHACWLVTYPLAGWVGKVAGLSVSLLMLGGMGALGVLAAIRFWPSTTERIVKHSHPHLPPDHPHMKAYHGHGHSHAHAFIIDDEHKVWPTHG encoded by the coding sequence ATGATACGCGCCCTATCCAACCGTACATATGCCACGCTGTTCACAGCACAGGTGGTGGCGTTGTTGGGCACCGGGTTGATGACGATCGCTCTAAGTCTTCTGGCCTACAAGCTGGCAGAGGATGCAGCCGGCGCTGTTCTGGGCACGGCCTTTACGATCAAGATGGTTGCCTATGTCGGACTGTCGCCGGTTCTGGCTGCGATTGCAGAGCGGCTGCCGCGAAAAGCAGTTATGATCGGTGCCGATCTGGTGCGTGCGGCGGTAGCGCTGGCTATGCCATTCGTTACCGAGGTTTGGCAGATCTATCTTCTGATTTTTATGCTACAAACTGCGTCAGCCAGTTTCACGCCGGTGTTTCAGGCGACCATCCCTGATGTGCTAACGGATGAAGACGACTACACGCAGGCGCTTTCCCTGTCGCGTCTAGCCTATGACCTTGAAAACCTTCTCAGCCCAACGCTTGCCGCATTGCTTTTGCTGGTAATCTCGTTCCACGGGCTTTTCGTTGGCACTGTTATAGGATTTCTGGTTTCAGCGGCTCTTGTGGCGTGGACCTCGCTTCCTCAGCGTGAACAGTCTGCGGAAAAAAGACCGTTTCGAGATCGGCTGACTCGCGGCAGTCGGATATATCTTGCGACACCGCGATTGCGCGGTCTATTGGCGTTGAACCTAACGGCCGCTTCGATTGGGGCTTTTGTTCTGGTCAATTCGGTTGTGCTGGTCCGGTCTGAATACGGGTTGGGAGAGCGGTCATTGGGTGTCGCTATGGCGGCATTTGGGGGTGGCTCGATGCTGGCAGCGATCTTACTGCCTCGCGTGCTGAAGCGGGCGCGAGAACGTGATGTGATGGTGCCGTCCGCATTTGCGCTGATAGCTTTGGCCTTTGCCTTCGCCGCGTTAAGTTGGGGCGCGTCGCTTCCTTCTTGGGGGATTTTCTTGACAATTTGGGCGCTGATCGGCGGGCTTTACTCGGCGATCCTGACACCTTCTGGGCGGTTGTTGCGCATCTCGGCCCATTCCGAGGATCGTCCGGCAATCTTTGCGGCGCAGTTCGCTCTGTCTCATGCGTGCTGGCTTGTGACCTATCCCTTGGCAGGTTGGGTCGGTAAAGTTGCGGGTTTGTCGGTTTCACTTCTTATGCTTGGTGGGATGGGCGCGCTGGGCGTTCTCGCCGCGATCAGGTTTTGGCCCTCCACGACCGAACGGATCGTCAAACATAGCCATCCCCACCTGCCTCCTGATCACCCGCACATGAAAGCTTATCACGGTCACGGGCATAGCCATGCACATGCCTTCATCATTGACGATGAGCACAAGGTCTGGCCGACCCACGGTTAA
- a CDS encoding 2-isopropylmalate synthase codes for MTTTSDHVLIFDTTLRDGEQSPGATMTHDEKLEIAEMLDDMGVDIIEAGFPIASEGDFAAVSEIAKRSKNSVICGLSRANFKDIDRCAEAVRHATKPRIHTFIGTSPLHREIPNLTKDAMADLIHETVTHARNLTDDVQWSAMDATRTEHDYLCRVIEIAIKAGATTINIPDTVGYTAPRESADLIRMLIEKVPGADEVTFATHCHNDLGMATANSLAAVEAGARQIECTINGLGERAGNTALEEVVMALKVRHDIMPWDTGVDTTKIMNISRRVAQVSGFAVQYNKAIVGKNAFAHESGIHQDGMLKNSETFEIMRPEDVGLSETSLVLGKHSGRAALRDRLNQLGFDIGDNQLKDVFVRFKELADRKKEVFDDDLIALMRDGTDAANDRIQVKFLRVICGTEAPQSADLTLEIDGVDHQKTATGDGPVDATFNAIQALFPHDARLQLYQVHAVTEGTDAQATVSVRMEENGKIVTGQSSDTDTVVASAKAYVNALNNLLVRREKTKPEGV; via the coding sequence ATGACCACCACATCGGATCACGTGTTGATTTTCGACACAACTTTGCGTGACGGCGAACAAAGCCCCGGCGCGACCATGACACATGACGAGAAACTGGAAATCGCCGAGATGCTGGACGACATGGGCGTCGACATCATCGAAGCTGGTTTCCCGATTGCGTCCGAGGGCGATTTCGCAGCGGTGAGCGAGATTGCGAAACGGTCGAAAAACTCGGTTATTTGCGGGCTGAGCCGCGCGAATTTTAAAGACATTGACCGCTGCGCCGAAGCTGTGCGGCATGCCACCAAGCCGCGTATCCACACCTTCATCGGCACCTCGCCCCTGCACCGAGAAATTCCCAACCTGACCAAAGACGCGATGGCGGATCTGATCCATGAAACCGTGACTCACGCGCGCAATCTGACGGATGATGTGCAATGGTCTGCGATGGATGCCACCCGCACCGAGCATGACTATCTGTGCCGGGTGATTGAGATTGCGATCAAAGCGGGCGCCACAACGATCAACATTCCCGACACAGTGGGCTATACCGCCCCGCGTGAAAGCGCCGATCTGATCCGCATGCTGATTGAGAAAGTGCCGGGCGCAGACGAGGTAACCTTCGCCACTCATTGTCACAACGATCTGGGCATGGCGACCGCGAACTCGCTGGCGGCGGTTGAGGCTGGGGCGCGCCAGATTGAATGCACCATCAACGGTCTGGGCGAACGCGCGGGCAATACTGCGCTGGAAGAGGTCGTGATGGCCTTGAAAGTGCGCCACGACATCATGCCGTGGGACACAGGCGTGGATACCACCAAGATCATGAACATCTCGCGTCGCGTGGCGCAAGTGTCGGGCTTTGCCGTGCAATACAACAAAGCCATCGTTGGCAAAAACGCCTTCGCCCACGAAAGCGGCATTCATCAGGACGGCATGCTGAAGAATTCTGAGACGTTCGAGATTATGCGCCCCGAAGATGTGGGTCTGTCTGAAACCAGTCTGGTCTTGGGTAAGCACTCGGGCCGGGCTGCGCTGCGCGACCGGCTGAACCAGTTGGGCTTTGACATTGGTGACAACCAGTTGAAAGACGTGTTCGTGCGGTTCAAGGAACTGGCAGACCGCAAGAAAGAGGTGTTTGACGACGACCTGATTGCTCTGATGCGCGACGGGACGGACGCCGCGAATGACCGCATTCAGGTGAAGTTCCTGCGGGTGATCTGCGGGACCGAGGCACCGCAATCCGCTGACCTGACATTGGAAATCGACGGCGTGGACCACCAGAAAACCGCCACCGGCGACGGGCCGGTCGATGCGACGTTCAATGCGATCCAGGCGCTGTTTCCACATGACGCCCGCCTGCAACTGTATCAGGTGCACGCCGTGACCGAAGGGACCGATGCACAGGCAACCGTGTCCGTCCGGATGGAGGAAAACGGCAAGATCGTCACCGGTCAGTCTTCCGACACCGATACGGTGGTGGCATCCGCCAAGGCTTATGTGAACGCGCTGAACAACCTGTTGGTGCGGCGCGAGAAAACCAAGCCCGAAGGCGTTTGA
- a CDS encoding NAD+ synthase — MSDHFRLTLAQLNPTVGAIAANADKARIAWEQAKSAGSDLLALPEAFITGYQTQDLVMRPQFFRDAMAAVEQLASECADGPAICIGGPFHDGTHLFNAYYILHGGKVAARVLKQRLPNFTVFDEERQFTSADPQGPIAMGHIRVGIPICEDAWHGEDVCETLAESGAEFLLIPNGSPYYRRKFDVRVNHMVARVVETGLPLIYLNMVGGQDDQVFDGGSFALNPGGELAFRMSTFDEEIRHVDLNLTDDGWRITPGPIAVHGDEWEQDYRAMVESLCDYMGKTGFKKVLLGLSGGIDSAIVATIAADALGPENVRCVMLPSEYTSQSSLDDAKDIAQRLGCSYDIVPIKEGRDAITNTLAPLFEGTEPDVTEENIQSRLRGLLLMALSNKTGAMLLTTGNKSEVAVGYATIYGDMSGGYNPIKDLYKTRVFEQCRWRNANHRDWMEGPEGEVIPVSIIDKPPSAELRPDQKDEDSLPPYEVLDGILEGLIDDEKSVAELVAEGFDRATVKKVEHLIFISEYKRFQSAPGTRLTMRSFWLDRRYPIVNRWRDES, encoded by the coding sequence ATGAGTGACCATTTCCGCCTGACGTTGGCACAACTAAACCCCACCGTCGGAGCGATTGCGGCCAATGCTGACAAAGCGCGCATTGCGTGGGAGCAAGCAAAGTCCGCGGGCAGCGACCTGTTGGCCCTGCCCGAAGCGTTTATCACCGGCTATCAGACACAAGACCTTGTGATGCGCCCCCAGTTTTTCCGCGATGCGATGGCGGCAGTCGAGCAGCTGGCCTCAGAATGTGCGGATGGCCCCGCAATCTGCATTGGAGGCCCGTTCCATGATGGCACGCATCTGTTCAACGCCTATTACATTCTGCACGGAGGCAAAGTAGCGGCACGTGTTTTGAAACAACGCCTGCCCAATTTCACAGTGTTTGACGAAGAACGGCAGTTTACATCTGCCGATCCACAAGGCCCAATTGCCATGGGTCATATCCGTGTCGGCATCCCGATTTGCGAAGACGCGTGGCATGGCGAGGACGTCTGCGAAACTCTAGCCGAAAGCGGGGCCGAGTTTCTGCTGATACCCAACGGCTCGCCCTATTACCGACGCAAGTTCGACGTTCGCGTTAACCACATGGTGGCGCGCGTCGTCGAAACGGGGCTGCCGCTGATCTATCTGAACATGGTGGGCGGGCAAGACGATCAAGTGTTCGATGGCGGGTCTTTCGCGCTGAACCCAGGCGGAGAGCTTGCGTTCCGCATGTCGACCTTCGACGAAGAAATCCGGCACGTCGATCTGAACCTGACAGATGACGGATGGCGCATCACCCCCGGCCCCATTGCCGTGCATGGGGATGAGTGGGAACAGGACTATCGCGCGATGGTCGAAAGCCTGTGTGACTACATGGGTAAAACCGGCTTCAAAAAGGTGCTTCTTGGCCTGTCCGGCGGGATCGACAGCGCGATTGTCGCGACCATTGCTGCTGATGCACTTGGGCCGGAGAACGTGCGCTGTGTCATGTTGCCCTCGGAATATACATCACAAAGCTCACTGGATGACGCAAAGGACATCGCCCAGCGCCTTGGCTGCTCCTATGACATCGTGCCGATCAAAGAAGGTCGTGACGCGATTACCAATACTCTGGCGCCGCTTTTTGAAGGCACCGAACCTGACGTGACCGAGGAAAACATCCAGTCGCGTCTGCGTGGTCTGCTGCTTATGGCGCTGTCCAACAAGACTGGCGCGATGCTTTTGACCACAGGAAACAAATCCGAGGTCGCCGTGGGATATGCCACGATCTATGGTGATATGTCCGGCGGCTATAACCCGATCAAAGACCTATATAAAACGCGGGTGTTTGAGCAATGCCGCTGGCGCAACGCCAATCACCGCGACTGGATGGAAGGCCCCGAGGGCGAGGTGATCCCGGTATCGATCATCGACAAACCCCCCTCCGCTGAACTGCGCCCGGATCAAAAGGACGAAGACAGCCTGCCACCTTACGAGGTGCTGGACGGTATCCTTGAGGGCCTAATCGACGACGAAAAATCGGTGGCCGAACTAGTGGCCGAAGGGTTTGACCGCGCGACCGTCAAGAAGGTCGAGCACCTGATCTTCATCTCGGAATACAAACGCTTCCAATCCGCGCCGGGCACCCGTCTGACCATGCGCAGCTTCTGGTTGGATCGTCGCTATCCGATTGTGAACCGCTGGCGGGACGAAAGCTGA
- the gltX gene encoding glutamate--tRNA ligase yields the protein MTTTRFAPSPTGYIHVGNLRTALFNYLIAAKSGGQFILRLDDTDPERSKQEYADAIKEDLEWLGLTWDRVEKQSDRLDRYEEAAQQLRDMGRFYECFETPTELDLKRKKQLNMGKPPVYDRSALALADDEKAKLREERGQGHWRFKLDHERINWTDGILGDISIDAASVSDPVLIRGDGQFLYTLASVCDDIDFGITDVVRGSDHVTNTATQIQIIEALGGKVPSFAHHSLLTGPQGEALSKRLGTLAIRDLRERGVQPMALLSLLARLGSSQPVELRNSLDEIVEGFDLSSFSSAPTKFDVEDLFPLTARYLSHLPVTAVADTLDGLGVPADKANAFWSVARENITTLGDLEAWWTLCRDGAEPLIDEEDREFVATAMGLLPDGPYDADSWSKWTAAVKEATGRKGRGLFMPLRKAVTGMSHGPDMSALLPLLQVIRAKG from the coding sequence ATGACCACCACCCGTTTTGCACCTTCGCCCACCGGCTACATCCATGTTGGCAACCTGCGCACCGCGCTGTTCAACTATTTGATCGCGGCCAAATCGGGCGGACAATTCATCCTGCGCCTTGATGACACAGACCCCGAGCGGTCCAAACAGGAATACGCGGATGCCATCAAGGAAGACTTGGAATGGCTGGGCCTGACATGGGATCGGGTCGAAAAGCAATCCGACCGGCTGGACCGCTATGAAGAAGCCGCACAGCAATTGCGCGATATGGGTCGGTTTTATGAGTGCTTCGAGACACCGACCGAGCTGGACCTTAAGCGCAAGAAGCAACTGAACATGGGCAAGCCGCCGGTCTATGACCGTTCGGCGTTGGCGCTGGCTGACGATGAAAAAGCCAAGCTGCGCGAAGAACGTGGGCAGGGTCACTGGCGGTTCAAGCTGGATCACGAGCGGATCAACTGGACCGATGGCATTCTGGGTGACATCTCGATTGATGCGGCGTCCGTGTCTGACCCGGTGCTGATCCGGGGTGACGGGCAGTTTCTTTATACGCTGGCGTCGGTCTGTGATGACATCGACTTCGGCATCACGGACGTGGTGCGGGGGTCGGATCATGTGACTAACACCGCCACACAAATCCAGATTATCGAAGCCCTGGGCGGCAAGGTGCCATCCTTCGCCCACCACTCGCTTCTGACCGGCCCGCAGGGCGAGGCGCTGTCAAAGCGTCTTGGCACATTGGCGATCCGTGACCTGCGCGAACGCGGCGTGCAGCCGATGGCATTGCTGAGCCTGTTGGCCCGTCTGGGGTCATCGCAACCGGTCGAGCTTCGCAATTCGCTGGATGAAATCGTCGAGGGGTTCGACCTGTCGAGTTTCAGTTCTGCCCCCACCAAGTTCGATGTCGAGGACCTGTTTCCGCTGACGGCGCGTTATCTGTCGCACCTGCCTGTCACAGCAGTCGCGGACACGCTCGACGGCCTTGGTGTTCCCGCCGACAAAGCCAACGCGTTCTGGAGCGTCGCGCGTGAGAACATCACAACGCTTGGCGATCTGGAGGCCTGGTGGACCCTGTGCCGCGACGGCGCCGAGCCGCTGATCGACGAAGAAGACCGCGAGTTCGTCGCAACCGCGATGGGGCTTCTGCCCGATGGTCCTTACGACGCCGACAGCTGGTCAAAATGGACCGCCGCCGTGAAAGAAGCCACGGGCCGTAAAGGGCGCGGGCTGTTCATGCCGCTGCGCAAAGCCGTCACTGGCATGAGCCACGGGCCGGACATGTCGGCCCTTCTGCCGCTGCTGCAAGTGATCCGCGCAAAGGGCTGA
- a CDS encoding metallopeptidase family protein → MTRKYAPSITDIEALAHDARQRLPPAFVEKALEVAIRVENMPNAVLLSEMEIEDPFELTAVYEGIPLTQKSVSDQPFAPDTVTLFRRPILDEWASRGDVSLAELVGHIVVHEFAHHFGWSDEDIAQIDRWWE, encoded by the coding sequence ATGACTCGCAAATACGCCCCCTCCATCACTGATATCGAAGCGCTTGCCCATGACGCCCGGCAACGCTTGCCGCCTGCCTTTGTCGAAAAGGCGCTGGAGGTCGCGATCCGGGTCGAGAACATGCCGAATGCCGTCCTACTGTCCGAGATGGAAATCGAAGATCCGTTCGAGTTGACCGCCGTTTACGAAGGGATCCCTCTGACGCAGAAATCTGTATCCGATCAGCCCTTCGCGCCGGACACGGTCACGTTGTTTCGCCGTCCCATTCTGGATGAATGGGCGTCGCGCGGGGATGTTTCGCTGGCTGAACTGGTTGGGCACATCGTCGTGCATGAATTTGCCCATCACTTCGGATGGTCGGACGAGGATATCGCGCAAATTGATCGTTGGTGGGAATGA
- a CDS encoding DUF1801 domain-containing protein produces MSDTKTQPTGQAVTDFIAAVQPLSKREDAHTLDQLFRDVTGFQPAMWGPSIIGYGRYHYRYDSRREGDFLATGFSPRKARHSIYIMPGYADFGDILARLGKHKMGKSCLYVNKLADIDRDVLAELIRAGLRELDKTWKVRPS; encoded by the coding sequence ATGAGCGACACTAAAACCCAACCTACCGGACAGGCCGTCACCGATTTCATCGCGGCGGTCCAACCCTTGTCAAAACGCGAGGATGCCCACACGCTTGACCAGTTGTTCCGCGATGTCACGGGGTTTCAACCTGCGATGTGGGGACCTTCCATCATCGGCTATGGCCGCTATCACTACCGCTATGACAGCAGGCGCGAGGGAGATTTTCTGGCCACCGGATTTTCCCCGCGAAAGGCGCGCCATTCAATCTATATCATGCCGGGATATGCGGATTTCGGTGACATTCTGGCCCGGCTTGGCAAACACAAGATGGGCAAGTCCTGTCTTTACGTAAACAAACTGGCCGATATTGATCGGGACGTATTGGCCGAACTTATCCGCGCAGGACTTCGCGAACTGGACAAGACATGGAAGGTTCGGCCCAGCTGA
- a CDS encoding MBL fold metallo-hydrolase, with protein MKTFSFPNLSRRHLLMAGAAAPLAGLATAPAYAFAPQTGLTTTASQTVKLGEFEVTTLLAGNRTVEDPQSIFGMNASAEEFAAASEAANISTAAAQFFFTPTLINTGSELVLFDTGLNAEGITAALARAGYTPDQVDIVVITHMHGDHIGGLSGDAGVTFPNARYVTGAVEFDHWAAAGNEGFEAKVAPLAEQTTMINGGDTVISGVESVEAFGHTPGHMAYRIESEGKSLLIAADFANHYVWSLAYPDWEVKFDQDKSAAADTRKTLLGMLAAEKMPFIGYHMPFPALGYVEERDAGFHYVPHSYQLLMG; from the coding sequence ATGAAAACTTTTTCTTTTCCAAATCTGTCGCGTCGGCATCTGTTGATGGCGGGCGCAGCTGCCCCTTTGGCCGGACTGGCCACAGCTCCTGCGTACGCTTTTGCCCCGCAAACGGGATTGACCACCACTGCATCGCAGACCGTAAAACTTGGGGAATTTGAGGTTACGACACTTTTGGCGGGCAATCGAACAGTGGAAGATCCGCAAAGCATATTTGGCATGAATGCCAGTGCAGAAGAGTTCGCGGCGGCGTCAGAAGCCGCAAATATTTCAACAGCCGCCGCTCAATTTTTCTTTACGCCGACATTGATCAACACTGGGTCTGAACTTGTATTGTTTGACACCGGATTGAATGCCGAAGGGATCACAGCTGCACTGGCGCGGGCGGGATACACGCCCGACCAAGTGGACATCGTTGTGATCACCCATATGCACGGGGACCATATCGGCGGGCTGTCTGGCGATGCGGGCGTTACTTTCCCCAATGCGCGCTATGTCACCGGAGCGGTAGAGTTCGATCATTGGGCAGCGGCGGGCAACGAAGGTTTTGAGGCAAAGGTCGCCCCACTGGCCGAGCAAACCACGATGATCAATGGTGGCGACACTGTCATTTCGGGCGTCGAATCTGTCGAAGCCTTTGGGCACACGCCCGGCCACATGGCTTACCGTATTGAAAGTGAAGGCAAGTCGCTGCTGATCGCGGCGGATTTCGCCAACCATTATGTCTGGTCACTGGCTTACCCGGATTGGGAAGTGAAGTTTGACCAAGACAAATCCGCAGCTGCCGACACTCGCAAAACGCTGTTGGGAATGCTGGCAGCCGAAAAGATGCCCTTCATCGGTTATCACATGCCATTTCCCGCGCTGGGCTATGTCGAGGAACGTGACGCAGGCTTCCACTATGTGCCGCATAGCTATCAGCTTTTGATGGGCTGA
- a CDS encoding 2-isopropylmalate synthase, with amino-acid sequence MDPLRTGFRGVVFGLALGTSPVLAQIETKQYEDGAVYEGTFKGGVQHGMGTLQLPTGYEYTGEFIEGEIIGQGVARFPNGSIYEGSFAKGKPEGFGKITFADGSTFEGDWVDGKINGSGLAIYANGIKYEGGFRNAMHHGQGRLQSPTGYVYEGDWVAGVKEGRGTSTYADGSSYDGEMRAGERHGTGVLTQADGMIFDGTWEKGQMQGEGILKQANGDIYSGNFEAGARQGQGVVEYTNGDRYEGSFENDKRQGQGVFEGTDGYRYEGNWVAGVIEGAGKVTYPDGSVYEGQFRDGLADGTGMITYPDGNTYEGEWKAGVIEGKGVARYANGTVYDGMFKDALYDGQGSLTTADGTSYIGEWQAGQPHGQGRSVFADGATYEGGFVGGLREGKGKYTVAEGFSYDGEWLSGLFHGQGVAIYANGDRYQGSFQKGKRHGEGVVTRADGSQEDGTWEDGVIAGAATTSPAPELDSTAGAAAAEASTDAAAN; translated from the coding sequence ATGGATCCCCTTCGCACAGGTTTTCGCGGTGTTGTCTTTGGATTGGCGCTGGGTACGTCGCCCGTATTGGCGCAGATCGAAACCAAGCAATATGAAGATGGCGCGGTTTATGAAGGGACATTCAAGGGCGGTGTGCAACACGGCATGGGTACACTGCAACTGCCAACGGGTTACGAATATACCGGAGAGTTCATCGAAGGCGAGATCATCGGACAAGGGGTGGCGCGGTTTCCCAACGGCTCGATCTATGAAGGCAGTTTTGCCAAGGGCAAACCCGAGGGGTTCGGCAAGATCACTTTCGCTGACGGTTCGACCTTCGAGGGTGATTGGGTGGATGGCAAGATCAACGGATCGGGGCTGGCGATCTATGCCAACGGCATCAAATACGAAGGCGGATTTCGCAACGCCATGCATCACGGGCAGGGGCGGCTGCAAAGCCCGACTGGCTATGTCTACGAAGGTGACTGGGTCGCCGGCGTGAAAGAGGGGCGCGGCACCTCAACCTATGCTGACGGTTCGTCGTATGATGGTGAGATGCGCGCAGGCGAACGTCATGGCACAGGTGTTCTGACCCAAGCGGATGGTATGATTTTCGATGGCACGTGGGAAAAGGGCCAGATGCAGGGTGAAGGCATCCTGAAACAGGCCAATGGTGACATCTATTCCGGAAACTTCGAAGCGGGGGCCCGTCAGGGGCAGGGTGTGGTCGAATATACCAACGGTGACCGCTATGAAGGGAGCTTCGAAAATGACAAGCGCCAAGGCCAAGGCGTATTCGAAGGTACTGACGGTTATCGCTATGAGGGCAATTGGGTTGCTGGTGTGATCGAAGGTGCGGGCAAAGTGACCTATCCCGACGGCTCGGTTTACGAGGGACAGTTTCGCGATGGACTGGCTGACGGTACGGGCATGATCACCTATCCTGACGGCAACACCTATGAAGGTGAATGGAAAGCTGGCGTGATCGAAGGCAAGGGCGTTGCCCGCTATGCCAATGGCACCGTTTATGACGGCATGTTCAAAGATGCGCTTTATGACGGGCAGGGCAGTTTAACCACAGCGGATGGAACATCCTACATTGGGGAATGGCAAGCGGGTCAGCCGCACGGGCAAGGCCGCTCAGTCTTCGCCGATGGTGCGACATATGAAGGTGGGTTTGTTGGGGGGTTGCGTGAAGGCAAGGGCAAATACACTGTTGCCGAAGGGTTTTCGTATGATGGTGAATGGCTGTCGGGGCTGTTTCACGGGCAGGGTGTGGCGATCTATGCCAATGGCGACCGCTACCAAGGCAGTTTTCAAAAAGGAAAACGTCATGGCGAAGGCGTTGTGACCCGTGCTGATGGCAGTCAGGAAGATGGCACATGGGAAGACGGTGTTATTGCCGGGGCAGCCACAACTTCGCCTGCGCCAGAACTTGACAGTACAGCCGGGGCAGCCGCGGCCGAGGCAAGTACGGACGCCGCTGCCAACTAG